In the genome of Bacteroidales bacterium, one region contains:
- the rplU gene encoding 50S ribosomal protein L21 gives MYAIVEIQGQQFRAEAGKKLYVHRLNADKGSAVEFEKVLLIDNDGEVKIGAPAIEGAKVVCEVLDHLKGERIIVFKKKRRKGYRKRNGHRQCFSQVLIKEIVA, from the coding sequence ATGTACGCAATTGTAGAAATTCAAGGACAACAATTCCGTGCCGAAGCAGGCAAAAAATTGTATGTTCACCGCTTGAACGCAGACAAAGGTTCAGCAGTAGAATTTGAGAAAGTGTTGTTGATTGACAACGACGGAGAGGTAAAGATTGGCGCACCAGCTATTGAAGGCGCAAAAGTAGTTTGCGAGGTATTAGACCACCTAAAAGGCGAGCGCATAATCGTGTTCAAAAAGAAACGCAGAAAAGGATACCGTAAACGTAACGGTCATCGTCAATGTTTCTCACAAGTGTTAATTAAAGAAATTGTTGCCTAA
- the rpmA gene encoding 50S ribosomal protein L27: protein MAHKKGVGSSKNGRESESKRLGVKVFGGQFAKAGNIIVRQRGTVHHAGENVGMGKDHTLFALIDGQVTFVRKKENRSYVSVLPVEKN from the coding sequence ATGGCTCATAAGAAAGGTGTCGGTAGTTCAAAGAACGGTCGTGAATCAGAAAGCAAACGACTTGGAGTAAAAGTATTTGGTGGACAATTCGCCAAAGCAGGCAATATAATCGTACGTCAAAGAGGAACAGTTCATCACGCAGGTGAGAACGTAGGAATGGGAAAAGATCACACTCTTTTCGCTCTAATTGACGGACAAGTAACTTTTGTACGTAAAAAAGAGAATCGCTCATACGTATCAGTTCTTCCAGTAGAGAAAAACTAA
- a CDS encoding low molecular weight phosphotyrosine protein phosphatase yields the protein MNSTTPINKKSLLFVCLGNICRSPAADAIMHKIVKDAGEEDYFLIDSAGTYGGHAGSLPDPRMRAHGARRGYVFDHHSRRVTADDFDRFDYIFAMDDANYDDLRRLAPTIDGRDKVLRIADFFEHYQMDCVPDPYYGGADGFENVLNLLEDACEAIYKKIKGGEL from the coding sequence ATGAATAGTACAACCCCAATAAATAAAAAATCGTTATTGTTTGTATGTTTAGGTAATATATGTCGCTCTCCTGCGGCAGATGCAATAATGCACAAAATAGTAAAAGATGCGGGAGAGGAGGATTATTTCTTAATTGATTCGGCTGGAACATACGGAGGCCATGCAGGCTCGTTGCCTGATCCTCGAATGAGAGCGCATGGAGCAAGACGTGGGTATGTTTTTGACCACCATTCACGTAGAGTAACAGCAGATGACTTTGATCGCTTTGACTATATATTTGCTATGGATGATGCAAACTATGATGACTTACGCCGTTTAGCACCCACCATTGATGGGCGTGACAAGGTGTTGCGTATTGCCGATTTCTTTGAACATTACCAGATGGATTGCGTTCCAGATCCCTATTATGGTGGAGCGGATGGATTTGAGAATGTTCTCAACCTGCTTGAGGATGCTTGCGAGGCAATATATAAAAAGATAAAAGGTGGAGAGTTGTAA
- a CDS encoding DUF4919 domain-containing protein — protein sequence MKHLYILIMLLLPFAMFAQEDGDTYTVPDFAEIEQDVNNPSSHYYYPKLFTRFCDGDTTLTPTEWERLYYGYSYQEDYDPYRDVKYNREKATDLYRKSNHTPEELDKIIHNAMTVLSDYPFELRQMKLLSYAYTQKGERENAAIWEHKLRQLLGVIISSGDGLSPESAWYVISSIHPYDVIYCFGLTPRDYTFVEPMYDFIEVENGITEGYYFNVSRIIVEHFRKQ from the coding sequence ATGAAACACCTATATATATTAATAATGTTGCTTCTTCCTTTTGCGATGTTTGCTCAAGAGGATGGAGATACATATACAGTTCCTGATTTTGCGGAGATAGAGCAAGATGTAAATAATCCCTCATCGCACTACTACTATCCAAAACTTTTTACTCGATTTTGTGACGGAGATACCACATTAACCCCCACCGAGTGGGAGAGGCTGTATTATGGCTACTCATATCAAGAGGATTACGATCCCTATCGCGATGTAAAATACAACAGAGAGAAGGCAACAGACTTGTATCGTAAAAGTAATCACACACCAGAGGAGTTGGATAAGATAATACATAACGCAATGACCGTACTGTCGGATTACCCCTTTGAATTACGTCAAATGAAATTGTTGTCGTATGCCTATACTCAAAAGGGAGAGCGTGAGAATGCTGCAATATGGGAACATAAGTTGCGACAACTATTAGGAGTGATAATATCATCGGGCGATGGACTCTCTCCTGAGTCGGCATGGTATGTAATATCATCAATTCATCCTTACGATGTAATATACTGTTTTGGCCTTACCCCTCGTGACTACACCTTTGTTGAACCTATGTACGATTTCATAGAGGTTGAAAACGGAATAACTGAAGGATACTATTTTAATGTCAGTAGAATAATAGTAGAGCATTTCAGAAAACAATAA